In the genome of Coraliomargarita algicola, one region contains:
- a CDS encoding ABC transporter permease, with amino-acid sequence MPWYIYHALKQLFPSGRFFSFFSLMSIMGVMLGVCVLIIVQSVMNGFGEGIRQRLTETQGDIRIRSSEVIYDWEAIMDRVLEQDAVIGASPFAEGVIMLQHQNRPQFPFVRGVDPWSEEEVVPLEKFLTLGNMEDFDDDGVFLGEGLAYALKAGPGSVVEVFTPLMLEALKQDEVLLPREFKVVGLFRTGSPQVDGNTMITTLRVMQELYGLEDGVHGIVLKLRPGQDAYEYSVDLEREVLRPGLDAVSWIESNQDFLFVIEQEKRVISFIIIFIILVASFSIAIALMMAVIRKTREIGLLVAMGGRPHQVAYSFCFQGFVIGFVGTGLGILMALICLHYRRGILSVYTDITNTQANFLGQYDVYEIPVHYLASDFITVTCFALVISTLAGLLPALRAARLKPADALRSE; translated from the coding sequence ATGCCTTGGTACATCTACCATGCTCTGAAGCAGTTGTTTCCTTCAGGGCGTTTCTTTTCCTTTTTCTCACTCATGTCTATCATGGGAGTGATGTTAGGTGTTTGTGTGTTGATTATCGTGCAGAGCGTGATGAATGGTTTTGGCGAAGGTATTCGCCAGCGACTGACCGAGACGCAAGGGGATATTCGTATTCGTTCCAGCGAAGTCATTTACGACTGGGAGGCGATCATGGATCGGGTGTTGGAGCAGGACGCAGTGATCGGCGCTTCGCCATTTGCGGAAGGAGTGATTATGCTGCAGCATCAGAATCGGCCACAGTTTCCTTTCGTTCGGGGAGTGGATCCATGGTCGGAAGAGGAGGTGGTTCCGCTGGAGAAGTTTTTGACCCTTGGGAATATGGAAGACTTCGATGATGACGGTGTCTTTTTAGGTGAAGGCTTGGCTTATGCGCTGAAAGCCGGTCCGGGCTCCGTGGTCGAGGTGTTTACACCCTTAATGCTGGAAGCTCTCAAGCAGGATGAAGTCTTGCTGCCGCGTGAGTTTAAAGTGGTCGGCCTATTTCGTACGGGATCGCCGCAGGTGGATGGCAATACGATGATCACGACTTTGCGGGTCATGCAGGAACTCTATGGTTTGGAAGATGGTGTGCATGGGATCGTGCTGAAATTACGGCCTGGGCAAGATGCGTACGAATACAGTGTCGATCTTGAGCGCGAGGTGTTGCGCCCCGGCTTGGATGCGGTCAGTTGGATTGAGTCCAATCAGGATTTTCTCTTTGTCATCGAGCAAGAAAAACGAGTGATCTCGTTTATTATCATTTTTATTATCTTGGTCGCTTCGTTTTCGATCGCGATTGCATTGATGATGGCAGTCATTCGAAAAACACGGGAAATCGGTCTACTGGTCGCCATGGGGGGACGGCCGCATCAAGTGGCGTATAGTTTTTGTTTTCAGGGCTTCGTGATCGGATTTGTGGGCACGGGGCTGGGCATCTTGATGGCGTTGATATGCTTGCATTATAGGCGTGGCATACTTTCGGTTTATACAGATATAACCAATACACAGGCGAACTTTCTAGGGCAATACGATGTCTACGAAATTCCCGTGCATTATTTAGCCTCCGATTTTATTACGGTGACCTGCTTCGCGCTCGTCATCTCCACGCTAGCCGGGCTCTTGCCGGCATTGCGCGCCGCCCGACTGAAACCCGCTGATGCGCTCCGCAGTGAATAG
- the aspS gene encoding aspartate--tRNA ligase, with translation MKRTHHCSQLRASDQGSTVTLCGWVDSVRDHGGILFVDLRDREGLTQIVLDPANQGLESQFGSIKPESVIAVSGKVEARFGGTANAKLATGEIEVHASELEILNVSKTPPFPMDDSADKVSEDLRMTHRYLDLRRATNTKMLRMRHATSRAIRNYMDDQAFIEIETPMLFKSTPEGAREFLVPSRMNPGAFYALPQSPQQYKQMLMVGGVERYYQLARCFRDEDLRADRQPEFTQVDIELSFIDREDMYELIEGLMKRVWKDVIDVDIETPFLRMSYYDAMNRFGVDKPDMRFGLELVDCCEIFKASSFKVFSGAIKSGGAVKAFNAKGLADLTQGELRSLEDSAKALGAKGLAFIKCEGGEWKSPIVKFFSDEEKAALSELLQIEDGDIVFFAASEWERACTILGRVRLDAAQLLVKRGKLTIDPNDYKFLWVIEFPLMLFDEDEGRFVSSHHPFTSPVPEDIPLLDSDPKAVRGQHYDLVLNGVELGGGSIRIHQPALQKKVFEDVLKIPADVVESRFGYMLKAFEYGAPPHGGIAFGLDRMVTILTQRTSIRDVIAFPKNQKGQEMMTASPGIATEKQLRDLHIKAVLPKKES, from the coding sequence ATGAAACGCACCCACCATTGCTCGCAACTCCGTGCATCGGATCAAGGCTCGACCGTCACTCTTTGTGGCTGGGTCGATTCTGTTCGTGACCACGGTGGTATTTTATTTGTCGACCTTCGCGACCGCGAGGGGCTTACTCAAATCGTTCTCGACCCAGCTAATCAGGGACTCGAATCCCAGTTTGGCTCGATTAAACCTGAATCGGTGATCGCGGTTTCCGGTAAAGTGGAGGCGCGTTTTGGCGGTACTGCCAATGCAAAGCTCGCCACGGGAGAGATCGAAGTGCATGCTTCAGAATTGGAAATATTGAATGTTTCCAAAACGCCTCCTTTCCCGATGGATGATTCGGCCGACAAGGTGAGCGAAGATTTACGCATGACGCACCGCTACCTGGACCTGCGCCGCGCCACCAATACCAAAATGCTGCGCATGCGCCACGCTACGAGTCGTGCCATTCGCAACTATATGGACGATCAGGCGTTTATCGAGATTGAGACGCCAATGCTGTTTAAGAGCACGCCCGAGGGCGCGCGCGAGTTTCTGGTGCCCAGCCGCATGAACCCAGGCGCTTTTTACGCGCTGCCACAATCGCCACAGCAATACAAGCAAATGCTGATGGTGGGCGGCGTGGAACGCTACTATCAATTGGCACGCTGCTTCCGTGACGAAGACCTGCGTGCAGACCGTCAGCCGGAGTTCACTCAGGTGGATATCGAGCTTTCCTTCATCGATCGTGAGGACATGTATGAGCTGATCGAAGGTCTGATGAAGCGCGTCTGGAAGGACGTGATCGATGTGGACATCGAGACACCATTCCTGCGGATGAGCTACTACGACGCGATGAACCGCTTCGGTGTGGATAAGCCGGACATGCGTTTTGGTCTGGAGTTGGTGGACTGCTGCGAAATTTTTAAAGCTTCCAGCTTCAAGGTCTTTTCCGGGGCCATTAAATCGGGTGGGGCGGTCAAAGCTTTCAACGCCAAGGGCCTCGCCGATCTCACCCAAGGCGAACTCCGCAGCTTGGAAGATTCTGCCAAGGCACTCGGTGCCAAGGGCCTCGCCTTTATCAAGTGCGAAGGGGGCGAATGGAAGTCTCCCATCGTCAAATTCTTCTCCGACGAAGAAAAAGCCGCGCTCAGTGAATTGCTGCAAATCGAAGATGGCGATATCGTCTTCTTCGCAGCCAGCGAGTGGGAGCGTGCTTGCACTATTCTTGGCCGTGTGCGCTTGGATGCGGCACAGCTCTTGGTCAAACGCGGTAAGCTGACCATCGATCCCAACGATTACAAATTCCTCTGGGTGATTGAGTTCCCACTGATGCTCTTTGATGAGGACGAAGGTCGCTTCGTTTCTTCGCACCACCCCTTCACTTCGCCCGTTCCGGAAGACATTCCTCTATTGGATTCCGATCCTAAGGCGGTGCGTGGTCAGCACTATGACCTTGTGCTCAATGGCGTGGAGCTCGGCGGCGGTAGTATTCGTATTCATCAGCCTGCTCTGCAGAAGAAGGTGTTCGAAGACGTGCTCAAGATCCCTGCCGACGTGGTGGAAAGTCGCTTTGGTTATATGCTCAAGGCTTTCGAATATGGCGCGCCTCCGCATGGTGGTATCGCCTTCGGCCTCGATCGCATGGTCACCATTTTGACACAGCGCACCAGTATCCGCGACGTGATCGCCTTCCCGAAGAATCAAAAGGGGCAGGAAATGATGACGGCCAGCCCGGGTATTGCGACAGAGAAGCAGTTGCGCGACCTGCATATCAAGGCCGTGCTTCCGAAAAAGGAATCGTGA
- a CDS encoding SGNH/GDSL hydrolase family protein, which translates to MSTLSHSPLLRMIRCVHLPFTAIINQALITRGLLALSLVSSATPLCVWADVAETTTDRVIVPVDSEAFVFSPGNWTGDDDRSGHVFRQTWNPGAYFRVTWESSAAVSEASILLDTSTYTKDTGVPRISYSIDGRWTLNQACTEEIQIKNLKGAGRHELCVYLSGSQQQDRWGEPGKSGLNVLRVLGVQLDAQSRPIANSSDARWALIVGDSITEGIGASPLLSYSYLVGQALRRIGWEYGVSACGWSGWLNKGDQPPGDVPGYYVISGSKDGVGGSYHDELSRWNKIDGNNHSLLDSQGRISGHGELNQEPSLILINYGPNDTLHRSDPSDTRASIVQALAALRRSAPEAHIVLIIPFGQYYADALQQSVVLHQQDHPADDKIAIIDLGVEAKNAIYSDNSPYGGLHPNDRGCANFAAQIIAELVTLLNQ; encoded by the coding sequence ATGTCGACTCTATCCCACAGCCCTCTCCTGCGCATGATTCGTTGTGTGCACCTGCCTTTTACCGCGATCATCAATCAAGCATTGATTACTCGCGGTCTACTCGCTCTTTCGTTGGTCAGCAGTGCGACGCCACTGTGCGTGTGGGCTGATGTTGCAGAAACGACGACCGATCGGGTGATTGTGCCCGTCGATTCGGAGGCTTTCGTTTTTTCACCGGGAAATTGGACGGGAGATGACGACCGTTCGGGTCATGTTTTTAGGCAAACTTGGAATCCAGGTGCCTATTTTCGCGTGACTTGGGAAAGTTCAGCAGCAGTTTCTGAAGCGAGTATCTTACTCGATACTTCGACTTATACCAAAGATACTGGGGTGCCTCGAATCTCTTACTCCATCGACGGGCGATGGACTTTGAACCAGGCCTGCACTGAGGAGATTCAGATCAAAAATTTAAAAGGCGCAGGGCGGCACGAACTCTGTGTATATTTGAGTGGATCCCAGCAACAAGACCGTTGGGGTGAGCCGGGGAAGTCAGGTCTGAATGTATTACGTGTGCTAGGAGTTCAATTGGATGCACAGAGTCGACCGATCGCCAATTCCTCCGATGCTCGCTGGGCCTTGATCGTCGGAGATAGTATTACTGAAGGTATAGGAGCCAGTCCACTTTTGTCATATTCGTATTTGGTCGGTCAGGCACTGCGCAGGATTGGTTGGGAGTATGGTGTGAGTGCCTGTGGTTGGAGTGGTTGGCTCAATAAGGGCGATCAGCCTCCAGGGGATGTTCCGGGCTATTATGTCATTTCAGGCTCTAAGGACGGAGTGGGCGGCAGCTATCACGACGAGCTTAGTCGTTGGAATAAGATCGATGGCAATAATCACTCTTTATTGGACAGCCAGGGGCGCATCAGTGGGCACGGGGAACTCAATCAAGAGCCGTCTTTGATTCTGATCAACTATGGTCCTAACGATACCTTGCACCGATCCGATCCGAGTGATACTCGCGCCAGTATTGTGCAGGCGCTGGCAGCTTTGCGTCGTAGCGCTCCTGAAGCTCATATCGTGCTGATCATTCCTTTTGGGCAATATTACGCGGATGCACTGCAGCAGTCGGTCGTTTTGCATCAGCAGGATCATCCTGCAGATGATAAGATCGCGATCATTGATCTGGGAGTGGAGGCTAAGAATGCAATTTATAGCGATAATTCGCCTTACGGCGGGCTACATCCAAATGATCGTGGCTGTGCTAATTTTGCAGCTCAGATCATTGCAGAGTTGGTGACGCTATTGAATCAGTAA
- a CDS encoding response regulator has translation MNVLLLEDDPELSAVACEQIESRGHKVFSALDIAHAKAILDDESVHVDILIADQQVPDGNGSLFAVETKGRANGIKVVVVSGMLGNEDIQQLQANHIAYYNKPSLYSEIVEDLIQKHFPELGGRHT, from the coding sequence ATGAATGTCTTACTCCTCGAAGATGATCCCGAGCTTTCAGCAGTCGCTTGTGAGCAAATTGAGAGTCGTGGTCATAAAGTCTTTTCCGCATTGGACATTGCCCATGCTAAAGCGATTCTCGACGATGAGAGTGTTCATGTCGACATCCTCATCGCCGATCAGCAGGTCCCGGACGGGAATGGCTCGCTGTTTGCCGTCGAAACGAAGGGCAGGGCAAACGGAATTAAGGTTGTTGTTGTTTCTGGGATGCTTGGAAATGAGGATATTCAACAACTTCAAGCGAATCATATCGCCTACTACAATAAGCCATCTCTCTATTCAGAGATTGTGGAAGATTTGATTCAAAAACACTTTCCTGAGCTTGGTGGGCGTCACACTTAG
- a CDS encoding cell division protein FtsZ, producing the protein MDTTSDILFDQETAQADLKIKIVGVGGAGTNAVVGLKLDNLGDVRLAAINTDAQALNQSPLAEKLVIGRSVTRGLGAGGEVEIGRAAAESDRDAISRLVGDADLIIIVVGLGGGTGSSAAAVVAEVAAKTNALVLAFATLPFSFEGARRKRIAEESVGELRQLVHGLIPLPNDVLLQEGDEDTSVLNAFAVADRWIGRGVNSLCAMLLKTGLINQDFSSLRSVFQYRGGKTIFGTGTATGGDYVKDALEELFICPLLHLGDRPAQLDRILVNIIGGADLGIAKVNEIMTQVTQRFGSREDIVFGAVIDESRSQSIELCILGKAEIGLPVNSEKLVVPEAKHKRIATPGLGLETVIGQDTRAPRPVHTSKLRQKKLPDESQDEFTFVDNEDQRGYFDKTDRNDYNDEDLDVPTFMRRGIKIKIK; encoded by the coding sequence GTGGATACGACAAGCGATATATTGTTTGACCAAGAGACCGCGCAGGCCGATCTGAAGATTAAGATTGTCGGTGTCGGTGGTGCGGGGACAAATGCGGTGGTGGGTCTCAAATTGGATAATTTGGGGGATGTGCGCTTGGCTGCTATAAATACTGATGCGCAGGCGCTCAATCAGTCGCCGCTAGCTGAAAAGCTGGTGATCGGACGTTCGGTTACACGTGGTCTCGGTGCCGGGGGTGAAGTTGAAATTGGCCGAGCGGCAGCAGAGTCGGATCGCGATGCCATTTCCCGTTTGGTCGGCGATGCGGATTTGATCATTATCGTTGTCGGATTGGGCGGCGGTACCGGGAGCTCAGCGGCGGCAGTGGTGGCCGAGGTTGCCGCAAAGACGAATGCTCTGGTGCTGGCTTTTGCCACCTTGCCCTTTAGCTTTGAAGGGGCGCGCCGTAAGCGCATTGCAGAAGAGAGTGTCGGCGAATTGCGCCAACTGGTGCACGGTTTAATTCCTTTGCCCAACGATGTTTTGCTGCAAGAGGGCGATGAAGACACGAGCGTGCTGAACGCTTTTGCAGTGGCAGACCGCTGGATCGGACGTGGTGTCAATTCGCTGTGTGCCATGTTACTCAAGACCGGGCTGATCAATCAGGACTTTAGTTCCTTACGCTCGGTCTTTCAGTATCGCGGGGGGAAGACGATTTTTGGCACCGGCACCGCGACCGGCGGCGATTATGTTAAAGATGCATTGGAAGAGTTATTTATATGCCCGCTTTTGCATCTCGGGGATCGTCCGGCACAGCTTGATCGTATTTTAGTGAATATCATCGGTGGCGCGGATCTTGGTATTGCCAAGGTGAACGAGATCATGACGCAAGTGACGCAGCGCTTTGGCTCGCGTGAAGATATCGTTTTCGGTGCGGTGATTGACGAGAGTCGTAGTCAGAGTATCGAGCTATGTATCCTAGGGAAGGCTGAGATTGGGCTTCCGGTGAACAGTGAAAAGCTTGTGGTGCCTGAGGCGAAGCATAAGCGAATCGCAACGCCTGGGCTCGGCCTTGAAACTGTGATTGGGCAGGATACCCGTGCGCCGCGTCCGGTGCATACGTCGAAGTTGCGGCAAAAGAAGCTTCCGGACGAGAGCCAGGATGAGTTTACTTTTGTCGATAACGAAGATCAACGCGGCTATTTCGATAAGACCGACCGCAACGACTATAACGACGAAGACCTCGACGTGCCCACCTTCATGCGGCGCGGTATCAAGATAAAGATCAAATAA
- a CDS encoding Fur family transcriptional regulator, giving the protein MDAESNTTSDIRDTFKDFLSSKGLRVTNQRLAIFDAAYEHPDHFTAEDLLERARVIDDSVSRATVYRALPILTESGLIREVDVGRDYKFYMANRNATTFQAQVICLDCDKIFEIDAPFMEWYGKTVADKLGLNVESQRLQVTARCDELQTAGICKRSGKKAS; this is encoded by the coding sequence ATGGACGCCGAAAGTAATACGACCTCAGATATTCGAGATACCTTTAAGGATTTTCTCAGCAGCAAAGGGCTGCGTGTGACCAATCAACGCTTAGCCATCTTTGATGCTGCTTACGAGCATCCTGATCATTTTACGGCGGAAGACTTATTGGAGCGTGCGCGGGTAATTGACGACTCTGTCTCGCGTGCGACCGTGTACCGTGCCTTACCGATTCTAACTGAAAGTGGCTTGATTCGTGAAGTCGATGTCGGGCGCGACTATAAGTTCTACATGGCGAACCGCAACGCCACCACCTTTCAGGCTCAAGTCATCTGCTTGGACTGTGATAAGATTTTTGAAATCGATGCCCCCTTCATGGAGTGGTATGGCAAGACGGTCGCCGATAAGCTTGGACTAAACGTTGAAAGTCAGCGCCTACAGGTGACCGCACGTTGCGATGAACTCCAGACGGCAGGCATCTGCAAACGCAGTGGCAAGAAAGCCTCTTAG
- a CDS encoding ABC transporter ATP-binding protein: MNSQSSLLLEAKALGKQFPSSDNTISVLAGVDFVLRAGESVSIRGESGSGKSTLLNVLSGLERADAGQLFWQGQNVTKYSLSKLAAARTRYMGFVFQAYYLAPELNALENVLLGARIAGRVDRAVRERAEALLVRVGLKDRIKHSSTKMSGGERQRVAVARALINDPPLVLADEPTGNLDESTGLAVMDLLLEIAGESDKSLVLVTHNPEFAARTQRQLTLHLGKLT, from the coding sequence GTGAACTCACAATCTAGCTTATTACTCGAAGCCAAAGCACTGGGGAAACAATTCCCCAGCTCTGACAATACTATTTCGGTGCTTGCCGGGGTCGACTTTGTGCTGCGGGCAGGGGAGAGTGTCAGCATCCGCGGGGAGTCCGGCAGTGGTAAATCGACTTTGCTCAATGTGCTTTCCGGCTTGGAACGTGCGGATGCGGGGCAACTTTTTTGGCAGGGGCAGAATGTGACGAAGTATTCACTGTCCAAGTTGGCGGCGGCTCGTACACGCTATATGGGCTTTGTCTTTCAGGCCTACTATCTGGCTCCGGAACTGAATGCTTTGGAAAATGTGCTATTGGGGGCACGCATCGCGGGGCGAGTGGATCGAGCCGTGAGAGAGCGCGCAGAAGCTTTGCTGGTGCGTGTCGGACTGAAGGATCGAATTAAGCATAGTTCGACTAAAATGTCGGGAGGAGAGCGTCAACGAGTGGCAGTGGCGCGGGCCTTGATCAATGACCCACCCTTGGTGTTGGCTGACGAGCCTACTGGGAATCTTGACGAATCGACTGGCCTTGCTGTGATGGATTTACTGCTGGAGATTGCGGGTGAATCGGATAAAAGTCTGGTGTTGGTGACGCATAATCCTGAATTTGCAGCGCGCACGCAGCGACAACTGACTTTGCACTTAGGAAAACTCACATAA
- a CDS encoding LptA/OstA family protein, translating to MTPNAPIKNFRLPRFGDNGYTQWVLQGAQGIYDSEEQVRVEGMAMRVYTGDERMALELSLDSPAATLRLHENRAYSEEAIEIVGANFNISGIGWEWSGATKEIVVKNQTVVKFTQGIAGAFVDTGASEGAVVSETEIHSERLVLRTTEEEYYFEFTGGVHVVSNDMDLHSQTLIALADAPAGKAERVATAVAPSELDSIRQIIARENVVIVQSGKTVKADEAQFYPREGRANLAGSASIVLKGAYLSGETIRSQTGEIIIEGSSSTGRSQMILTETGGLGLQGAAALTSETIVLADTITMREQPGENHFLFNGSVEVMSGAVQMRSARMMITANQSQPAKATPGEADTELKVGEVKNIVADGGVHIEQNGQIATGEKVTFFPADERAVLTGDPKVTNGEAIVTGQMMELKPKLAIIRGDEAVPVVVRLPEMPDLGYETFTPKDTTAFAEEKVEPVEMPVQEPELEATVVTSKLLRMVEESTRTVFHFSEGVRVTATNLETTCDRLDVIARESSEAGSNAPLAVERIEALDHVVIQQTVRTATAKKAIILPQEGKLVLEGEAVVEDDRGKVSGHRMTLLQGQRRAIVEGGGPEGERARITLPEMPGSK from the coding sequence ATGACTCCCAACGCCCCAATTAAGAACTTTCGCCTTCCACGCTTCGGCGATAATGGTTACACGCAGTGGGTTTTGCAGGGGGCGCAAGGCATCTACGACAGCGAGGAGCAAGTGCGAGTCGAGGGCATGGCTATGCGTGTGTATACCGGTGATGAACGTATGGCGCTCGAACTGTCGCTGGATAGCCCTGCTGCGACCTTGCGCTTGCACGAGAACCGCGCCTATTCGGAGGAGGCGATTGAGATCGTTGGGGCCAATTTTAATATTTCCGGCATCGGCTGGGAGTGGTCTGGTGCCACTAAAGAGATTGTGGTCAAAAATCAGACGGTGGTGAAATTTACGCAAGGCATTGCCGGGGCCTTTGTGGATACTGGAGCTTCTGAAGGCGCTGTGGTTAGCGAGACGGAGATCCATAGTGAGCGTCTCGTCTTACGCACTACCGAGGAAGAATACTATTTTGAATTTACCGGTGGGGTGCATGTGGTTTCCAACGATATGGATTTACACAGTCAAACGCTGATCGCGTTGGCAGATGCTCCCGCAGGTAAGGCTGAGCGCGTGGCTACGGCGGTCGCCCCGAGTGAGCTGGATTCTATTCGTCAAATTATCGCGCGAGAGAATGTGGTGATTGTGCAGAGTGGTAAAACGGTCAAGGCCGATGAAGCGCAGTTTTATCCTCGTGAGGGCAGGGCCAATCTGGCTGGTTCCGCGAGTATTGTGCTCAAGGGGGCCTATCTGAGTGGTGAGACTATTCGCAGTCAAACCGGTGAGATTATTATTGAGGGCAGCTCATCTACGGGGCGCTCACAAATGATTTTGACTGAGACCGGCGGCCTCGGGCTACAGGGCGCAGCGGCTCTGACCTCTGAGACCATCGTATTAGCCGATACGATTACCATGCGAGAGCAACCTGGCGAAAACCATTTCCTGTTCAATGGTTCAGTGGAAGTGATGTCAGGTGCCGTGCAGATGCGCTCTGCGCGTATGATGATTACCGCCAACCAATCTCAGCCAGCTAAGGCCACGCCAGGGGAGGCAGATACCGAGCTCAAGGTCGGCGAGGTGAAGAATATTGTTGCCGACGGCGGTGTACACATCGAGCAAAACGGGCAGATTGCCACGGGGGAGAAAGTTACCTTTTTCCCTGCTGATGAGCGTGCCGTCCTGACTGGGGACCCCAAAGTGACCAATGGTGAAGCTATCGTGACCGGGCAAATGATGGAGCTCAAACCCAAGCTCGCCATCATTCGAGGCGACGAGGCCGTTCCCGTTGTCGTGCGCCTGCCTGAAATGCCCGACCTAGGTTACGAAACCTTTACACCTAAGGATACCACGGCTTTTGCTGAGGAAAAAGTAGAGCCGGTTGAAATGCCCGTTCAAGAGCCAGAACTAGAAGCGACGGTTGTCACCAGTAAGTTACTTCGGATGGTTGAAGAGTCGACGCGCACAGTTTTTCACTTTAGCGAGGGCGTCCGAGTGACGGCGACCAATCTGGAAACTACTTGTGATCGCCTCGACGTGATCGCCCGCGAGTCCAGTGAGGCCGGTTCCAATGCACCTTTAGCGGTGGAACGTATTGAAGCGCTGGATCATGTCGTCATTCAGCAGACCGTTCGCACCGCGACCGCTAAGAAAGCTATTATTCTCCCGCAAGAGGGCAAGTTGGTGTTGGAAGGGGAGGCCGTGGTCGAAGATGATCGTGGCAAGGTGAGTGGTCACCGCATGACACTTTTGCAAGGGCAGCGTCGTGCCATTGTCGAAGGTGGGGGCCCCGAGGGCGAACGCGCTCGTATCACATTGCCCGAAATGCCAGGCAGCAAATAG
- a CDS encoding Gfo/Idh/MocA family oxidoreductase, with product MDTHKLRIGFIGAGANTRKMHIPGFHKLENVELAVVANRSVESAEDVAKKNGIQRVAKNWREVVEDPSIDAVCIGTWPYLHAEATIAALENGKHVLCEARMACDLAEAQAMLAASQAHPELVAQLVPAPFSLDFDATIREMIETGKLGKLLEVRVVHTGGQSANPEAPMTWRQDVALSGKNIMTMGIMHETVQRWVQDEPSWLLADGAVFQPERSYPGSKEVMQVSIPDSLSVMGRFAKTGARMVYHFSSVESGKPRMEFRLNGSKGALRFDTYETALLFAPAGEVEEKKIILSRAESRGWQVEADFVHSIREGAPVKLTSFEQGVRYMTFTEMVAQSLAGDSQRVEWIG from the coding sequence ATGGATACGCATAAACTTAGAATTGGATTTATTGGTGCTGGAGCGAACACTCGCAAGATGCACATACCAGGTTTTCATAAGCTGGAGAATGTGGAACTCGCTGTGGTGGCCAATCGCAGTGTGGAATCCGCGGAAGATGTCGCGAAAAAAAATGGTATTCAGCGCGTGGCTAAAAATTGGCGCGAGGTGGTTGAAGATCCTTCCATTGATGCGGTGTGTATCGGAACCTGGCCCTACCTCCATGCTGAGGCGACTATTGCCGCTCTGGAAAATGGTAAGCATGTGCTGTGTGAAGCGCGCATGGCCTGCGACTTAGCAGAGGCCCAAGCAATGTTGGCCGCCTCACAGGCCCATCCCGAGCTGGTGGCGCAGCTCGTCCCAGCTCCATTTTCCTTGGATTTTGATGCGACTATTCGTGAAATGATCGAAACTGGCAAATTGGGGAAGCTATTGGAGGTGCGTGTCGTGCACACCGGCGGTCAATCGGCGAATCCCGAGGCCCCCATGACCTGGCGCCAAGATGTCGCTTTAAGTGGCAAAAATATAATGACGATGGGGATCATGCACGAGACCGTGCAGCGCTGGGTACAAGATGAGCCCAGCTGGTTGCTGGCAGATGGTGCCGTCTTTCAGCCAGAGCGAAGCTATCCCGGTTCTAAGGAAGTGATGCAGGTGAGTATTCCCGATAGTCTCAGTGTGATGGGGCGTTTTGCAAAAACCGGTGCACGCATGGTGTATCACTTTAGTAGTGTGGAGTCTGGTAAGCCACGTATGGAGTTTCGCTTAAATGGCTCTAAAGGAGCGCTGCGCTTTGATACGTATGAGACCGCCTTGCTCTTTGCCCCAGCGGGCGAAGTTGAAGAGAAGAAGATTATACTCTCGCGCGCCGAAAGTCGCGGCTGGCAGGTGGAGGCTGATTTTGTCCATTCGATACGTGAAGGCGCACCCGTTAAGCTCACTTCCTTTGAACAAGGCGTGCGTTATATGACTTTTACTGAAATGGTTGCGCAGTCACTCGCGGGGGATTCGCAACGAGTGGAGTGGATCGGGTAG